Proteins from a genomic interval of Salinivibrio kushneri:
- a CDS encoding acyl-CoA thioesterase has protein sequence MANIPVENYPLSHTQAIVWNDMDAMQHINNTVYFRYFEDVRVVMLEKLEVFDLAKRLNVGPVVASTRCDYRAPLVYPDTITTVAWVEDIQEKRYAMKYEIYSHNQERCVAEGEALIVYCDFKTGKSCPIPVETLEGLKAFVAKQ, from the coding sequence GTGGCTAATATCCCAGTAGAAAACTACCCGCTCTCTCATACGCAGGCGATTGTCTGGAACGACATGGATGCCATGCAACACATCAATAACACCGTGTACTTTCGCTATTTTGAAGATGTGCGTGTGGTGATGCTTGAAAAATTGGAAGTGTTCGATCTCGCCAAACGGCTGAATGTTGGTCCCGTGGTCGCCTCAACCCGCTGCGATTATCGCGCCCCTTTGGTGTATCCAGATACCATCACCACCGTCGCTTGGGTCGAGGATATTCAAGAAAAGCGCTATGCGATGAAGTATGAAATCTACAGTCACAATCAAGAGCGCTGTGTGGCCGAGGGCGAGGCCTTGATTGTCTATTGCGATTTTAAAACCGGTAAAAGCTGCCCTATCCCAGTCGAGACGCTCGAAGGGTTAAAAGCCTTTGTCGCGAAACAGTAA